A genomic segment from Phragmites australis chromosome 6, lpPhrAust1.1, whole genome shotgun sequence encodes:
- the LOC133922203 gene encoding probable WRKY transcription factor 19 isoform X1, whose translation MFGTSAEKKNTFMGHDHMACIKMHMAEDSLGVRKCCQEPGCNDVVDGELVYCKIHSGGLSRHQLSHLQSAQESSGLFVPPVKGSQFNEPVSSTVTYSEQEVHVKYEGDDRCKLKDSSGNTQGETTQYVFRGAGMLCKHENCSKQAQENTIYCRLHSCVSKGCMVRGCPRGGHGGTPLCIGHGGGKRCVIPGCPNAACGQGRRDRCVRHGGGKRCKFEGCVKGAQGNTDYCIRHGGGRRCKSEGCTKSAQGRTDFCIKHGGGSRCKFQGCGTSAKWGTDFCSIHRKSLLSDDNAIPEALPASKEKRRRTKKPKKADKPSELSQENVTTAAIAGSSAQQMGVCRIATVVPNHAALIKGVTMTGQAAVATPQIVAPLSMKSPTPSGPVVSADREAGASKAMLGL comes from the coding sequence TTAGAAAATGTTGCCAGGAACCTGGGTGCAACGATGTTGTCGATGGAGAGCTAGTGTACTGCAAAATTCATAGTGGAGGGCTGTCACGCCACCAGCTTAGTCACCTCCAGAGTGCACAGGAGAGCTCAGGTTTATTCGTGCCCCCTGTTAAAGGCAGCCAGTTTAACGAACCTGTTTCCAGTACAGTGACATACTCTGAGCAAGAGGTACATGTCAAGTATGAAGGGGATGATCGATGTAAACTAAAGGATAGTTCTGGGAACACTCAGGGTGAGACTACACAATATGTCTTCCGTGGGGCAGGCATGCTTTGTAAGCATGAAAACTGCAGCAAGCAGGCACAGGAGAACACAATCTACTGTAGGTTACATAGTTGTGTTAGCAAGGGCTGCATGGTACGGGGCTGTCCAAGAGGTGGACATGGAGGCACGCCTTTATGCATTGGccatggaggagggaagcggtGTGTTATCCCTGGATGCCCAAATGCAGCATGTGGCCAAGGCCGTCGTGACCGCTGCGTGAGGCATGGTGGTGGCAAGAGATGCAAATTTGAAGGGTGTGTGAAGGGTGCACAAGGGAATACAGATTACTGCATCAGGCATGGTGGCGGAAGGCGGTGCAAATCCGAAGGATGTACAAAGAGTGCACAAGGACGGACAGATTTCTGCATTAAGCATGGTGGGGGCAGTCGGTGCAAGTTCCAAGGATGTGGTACGAGCGCAAAATGGGGTACAGATTTCTGCTCTATCCATAGGAAGAGTTTGTTGAGTGATGACAATGCTATCCCTGAAGCTTTGCCCGCCTCCAAAGAAAAGCGACGTCGGACCAAGAAACCCAAAAAGGCAGACAAGCCATCTGAGCTCTCCCAGGAGAATGTCACCACAGCAGCTATTGCTGGAAGCAGCGCACAACAAATGGGCGTCTGCCGCATAGCAACCGTAGTTCCGAACCATGCAGCACTAATCAAGGGTGTGACAATGACGGGGCAAGCTGCAGTTGCTACCCCACAGATAGTGGCTCCACTCTCCATGAAATCTCCAACGCCATCTGGACCCGTGGTTTCAGCAGATAGGGAGGCAGGGGCAAGCAAGGCGATGCTGGGTCTGTAG
- the LOC133922203 gene encoding probable WRKY transcription factor 19 isoform X2: MGHDHMACIKMHMAEDSLGVRKCCQEPGCNDVVDGELVYCKIHSGGLSRHQLSHLQSAQESSGLFVPPVKGSQFNEPVSSTVTYSEQEVHVKYEGDDRCKLKDSSGNTQGETTQYVFRGAGMLCKHENCSKQAQENTIYCRLHSCVSKGCMVRGCPRGGHGGTPLCIGHGGGKRCVIPGCPNAACGQGRRDRCVRHGGGKRCKFEGCVKGAQGNTDYCIRHGGGRRCKSEGCTKSAQGRTDFCIKHGGGSRCKFQGCGTSAKWGTDFCSIHRKSLLSDDNAIPEALPASKEKRRRTKKPKKADKPSELSQENVTTAAIAGSSAQQMGVCRIATVVPNHAALIKGVTMTGQAAVATPQIVAPLSMKSPTPSGPVVSADREAGASKAMLGL; encoded by the coding sequence TTAGAAAATGTTGCCAGGAACCTGGGTGCAACGATGTTGTCGATGGAGAGCTAGTGTACTGCAAAATTCATAGTGGAGGGCTGTCACGCCACCAGCTTAGTCACCTCCAGAGTGCACAGGAGAGCTCAGGTTTATTCGTGCCCCCTGTTAAAGGCAGCCAGTTTAACGAACCTGTTTCCAGTACAGTGACATACTCTGAGCAAGAGGTACATGTCAAGTATGAAGGGGATGATCGATGTAAACTAAAGGATAGTTCTGGGAACACTCAGGGTGAGACTACACAATATGTCTTCCGTGGGGCAGGCATGCTTTGTAAGCATGAAAACTGCAGCAAGCAGGCACAGGAGAACACAATCTACTGTAGGTTACATAGTTGTGTTAGCAAGGGCTGCATGGTACGGGGCTGTCCAAGAGGTGGACATGGAGGCACGCCTTTATGCATTGGccatggaggagggaagcggtGTGTTATCCCTGGATGCCCAAATGCAGCATGTGGCCAAGGCCGTCGTGACCGCTGCGTGAGGCATGGTGGTGGCAAGAGATGCAAATTTGAAGGGTGTGTGAAGGGTGCACAAGGGAATACAGATTACTGCATCAGGCATGGTGGCGGAAGGCGGTGCAAATCCGAAGGATGTACAAAGAGTGCACAAGGACGGACAGATTTCTGCATTAAGCATGGTGGGGGCAGTCGGTGCAAGTTCCAAGGATGTGGTACGAGCGCAAAATGGGGTACAGATTTCTGCTCTATCCATAGGAAGAGTTTGTTGAGTGATGACAATGCTATCCCTGAAGCTTTGCCCGCCTCCAAAGAAAAGCGACGTCGGACCAAGAAACCCAAAAAGGCAGACAAGCCATCTGAGCTCTCCCAGGAGAATGTCACCACAGCAGCTATTGCTGGAAGCAGCGCACAACAAATGGGCGTCTGCCGCATAGCAACCGTAGTTCCGAACCATGCAGCACTAATCAAGGGTGTGACAATGACGGGGCAAGCTGCAGTTGCTACCCCACAGATAGTGGCTCCACTCTCCATGAAATCTCCAACGCCATCTGGACCCGTGGTTTCAGCAGATAGGGAGGCAGGGGCAAGCAAGGCGATGCTGGGTCTGTAG